The sequence below is a genomic window from Thalassobaculum sp. OXR-137.
GGCACCGCCGCCCTGCTGCGGGCCAAGGCCTTCGGCATGCACATCGTCGGCTACGACAAATACGCCCCGCGCGGCCAGGAGATCGCCCTGGAGATCGAGCGGGTGGAGAGCCTGGAGGAGGTGCTGGAGCGGGCCGACGTGCTGAGCATCCACACCCCGCTGACCGACGAGACCCGCGGCATGATCGACGCCGCCGCCCTGAAGCGGATGAAGTCGGACGCGATCCTGATCAACACCGCCCGCGGTCCGATCGTCGACACCGCCGCGCTCATCGAGGCCCTGCGCAACAACGAGATTTCCGCCGCCGGGCTCGACGTGCTGCCGGTGGAGCCGGCCAGCCTGGACGATCCGCTGGTGAAGGCCTTCGCCGAACAGCCGGACTGGCTGAAGGACCGCCTGATCCTCACCCCGCACGCCGCCTTCAACAGCGAGGCCGGCCGCTACGACGCGCGGGCGAACTCGACCAAGACGATGATGCGCTACCTGGAGACGGGCGAGCTGTGGAACTGCGTCAACGGCGCGTTCCTGAAGGCTTGAACGCCCCGTCCAGGGGCAGTTGCTGGGAATAGACCAGGATCTGGGACACCGTCGTCCCATCCTCGGAGAACGGGAGCAGGATCGTGTCCTCATGGACCGGCCTGCTCCTGTCGTCGAGAAAGGTGACCCGGTCGTAGATCGGGCATTTCGACTGACGCACCGCCTCGTAATGGGCCAGCGCATTCTCCAGGGATTCTGCGTAGAACCCCTCCTCGACCAGACGTCCCGTGGGGTTGTGTCCGCGATTGGCGACCTCGGTGCCGCCGACGACCCGGTAGCGGAAGATGCCGGCGCCGTCGGAGCGGACCCCCTCCACATCGATCAGCAGAAGGCGCGGCAGCAGCCGCGGCACATCCATCGGATCGAAATCCGCCCGGCTGGGCATGGCCCGGGTGCCGCGCTTGTCGTTCCAATAGGTGAGCAGCGTCCGGATCGCAGAGACCACGGAGGCCGGCAGCTCGTCCGGCGTACCAGCGCCCAGCTTCTCCAACAGATCCTCCGCCGCCCACCCCGTCACACCCAACGGCGCCGGAATAGTGGGCGCGCCGGTGAAAGCGGTCAACTCGACCCTCTCCAGGGCTCGGAACGGGATGGCGACCCGCTGCGGGCGTGCGTAGACTGGCGGCTTCAGAGACGACGATCTGGAGCCGATCCATGCCCATGTCCGCCGCCGAACGCGCCCTGCGCCAGGAGGTGATCGACACCTGCATCAAGATGAATGCTCTGGGCATCAACCAGGGCACATCCGGCAATGCCAGCGTGCGGGTGTCAGAAAATCCGGAGGACGGGTTCTTCATCACCCCGTCCTCGATCCCCTACGAGGAGATCGCGCCGGAGGACATCGTCACGATGAAACTAGACGGCAGCCATTCCGACAACCGGCGGCCGTCGAGCGAGTGGCGCTTCCATCTGGACATCATGCGTGCCCGGCCGGACTGCGGCGCCATCGTTCATACCCACGGCATGTTCGCCACCACGCTCGCCTGCCTGCGCATGGAGATCCCGGCCTTCCACTACATGATCGCCCAGGCCGGCGGCTCCACCATCCGCTGCTCCGACTACGCGACCTTCGGGACCCAGGAACTGTCGGACACCGCCCTGGAGGCGCTGAAGGACCGCAAGGCCTGCCTGCTGGCCAATCACGGCATGATCGCCATCGGCCCCAACCTGAAGAAGGCGCTGGCCCTGGCCGTGGAGGTCGAGACCCTGGCGGCCATGTACTGGCGCACCCTGCAGGTCGGAAAGCCGGTGATCCTGCCCGACGACGAGATCGCGCGGGTCGGCGAGAAATTCGGAACCATGGGCTACGGCGCGGTAGACGCGAAGAAAGCGGGGACGGCATGAGCAGTGCAGGCAGCAACGCGACTCTGGAAGCCGCCTATTCCGAAGCGGCGGAGCGGTTCACCGCCGCCAATCCGAAGAGCGCCGCGATCCAGGAGCAGGCGCTGGCCGCCATGCCCGGCGGCAACACCCGCACCGTCCTGCACTACCACCCCTACCCCCTGCGCTTCGCCCGGGGCGAGGGCTGCCGGCTGTGGGACGTGGACGGGCACGAGTATGTCGACTACCTGGGCGAATACACCGCCGGGCTCTACGGCCACAGCGAGTCGGTGATCCGCGACGCCATCAAGCAGGCAGCCGATGACGGCTGGGTGCTGGGCGGGCCGACCCTGCAGGAGGCGCGGCTGGCCGAGGCCATCGTCAACCGCTTCCCGGCGCTGGAGCGGGTGCGCTTCACCAATTCCGGCACCGAGGCCAACATGATGGCGCTGGCCACCGCCCGCGCCTTCACCGGCCGCGACCGGGTCATGGTGTTCAAGGGCGGCTATCACGGCGGGGTGCTGTACTTCTCCGGCTCGCCGTTGAACGCGCCGTTCGACTACGTCATGGGCGACTACAACGACGCCGAGGGCAGCGCGGCGCTGATCCGCGAGCAGGGCGACCGGCTGGCCGCGGTGCTGGTCGAGCCGATGTCCGGGTCCGGCGGCTGCTTGCCCGGGTCCGAGGCCTTCCTGAAGGCGCTGCGGAGTGCGACCCAGGAGACCGGCGCGCTGCTGATCTTCGACGAGGTCATGACCTCCCGCCTGTCGCCGACCGGCCTGCACGGTCTGCTCGGCATCACCCCGGACCTGATCTCCCTCGGCAAGTATCTGGGCGGCGGGCTGAGCTTCGGCGCCTTCGGCGGCCGGGCCGACATCCTGGCCAAGTTCGACCCGCGCCAGCCGGGCGCCTGGCCCCATGCCGGGACGTTCAACAACAACGTCTTCACCATGTCCGCCGGGCTGGCCGGCCTGACCCATGTCTACACGCCGGAGCGGGCGATCTCCCTCAACGCCGACGGCGACGCCATGCGGGCCCGCCTGCAGAAGGCGATCGAGGATCGCGGCCTGCCGCTGGCGATGACCGGGCGGGGCTCGATGATGGCATTGCATGCCGGGCGCACCGCCCCCACCTCTCCGCCGGAAGCGGGGCGGCGCAACCGGCGGCTGGTCGACCTGATGCACCTGGATCTGATCCAGGGCGGCATCTACACCGCCCGACGGGGCATGATGGTGCTGTCGCTGCCGATGGACCAGGCGGCGTTCGACACGCTTGCAGCCGCCTTCGAGGAGTTCCTGGACAGCCGTCGGGGCGTGATCGAGGCGGCGTTGGCGGAGGAGAGCGTGGCATGAGGGAGAGGGTGGCATGAGCCTGTTCGCGCGACTGGCCCGCGAAGCCGTAAGGCGGGCGGCGTCCGACCCCCGTCTGCGGGCGAAAGCGGCCGAGATCGCCGGCGAGGCGGCCCGCCGCGCCCGGCCGACGGTGGAGAATGCCGGCCGCCACATCATCGAGACGGCCCGCGAGACCTCGACAGGCGGCAGCTTCGCCGACGATCCGCTCGGCTATGCGAAGCGCTTCAAATCGAAGCTGCTGCCGCCGGACGACGGAAGCGCGCGGTGAGCGCCAAGCCTGGCATGGTTACCGGGCCTTAACGCCAATCCGTAACCACACTTTACGAATGCGATCCCATTTTGCCATTTCGGGATCGAATTTGCGATTCACGCCGCGATATGCCATATACATCGTAGGTTCAACGACGGTGTCACAGCTCCATGATCAGCGGGTTGCTCGCGCCGATCTGGGATTCGCATATCGCCAGCCCGGACAAGGTCCGGATCGCCGGCGACGGTAGCGGTGTGCCGAACGAACCCGCCCAACAGCCCCTGGTCCGCGGACGGCCCGCCGGCGATGTCGCCGAGATGGATCTGATCGAACGCCTCGACTACATCCGCGAGACCGGCCGGGCGGCACTGAACCGCCAGCGCGCCAAGGTGGTCGACATCCTGGCCTGACCGCCCAAGACCTTCATTTTCCCTGGAAATTTCCGCGGTCGCGCCGTGCGGCCGAATCTTCTTGAAACCACATTCAAGCAAATTATATAAAATTATCAGAAAATGATTTGTAACCGGGAGCAACGGTCATGGCGATCGGCCCCACAGGATTACCGGTTCTTCCCCCGCTCGACGGCCAGCGGGGCGCAGTCACCGACGCCTCGGAGCGTCGGGCGGATGCCCGTGCGTCCCGCGCCGGCACCGAGCGGCCGCAGGAGACCGTATTCGCGGAACCGCTGGACGAGACCGAGCGCCGGCAATTCGACCTGGAGCGGACGGCCGATCAGGTGCGTCTGCTCAACCCCAACGCACCGCGCGGGTCCATTCTCAACATTGTGGTCTAAGAGCGGTTCGTCGCCGCGGCCAGACCACCGCCTCACACGTCGCGCGGCGTCCACTCGTTGGAAAACAGCCAGGCCATCGCCTCGCGCCTGCTCATGAAGATCCTCGTGCAGCCGGGCGCCGACCGGTTCCGATAATCCGCCCAGAGCTCGGCGATGCCGAGATCGGTCTCCCGTCCGAACACGCCTGCCGCGCGGTCCGCGTGACCGCCCATCCGCTCGACGCGTTCCGTCTCCATCGACTTGAAGGCCGCCGCGGTGAGTTCGCTCAGGTCGGCGTAGCGCAGGTCCACCAGCACCCGGACGGTGCCGGGCTGCAACCCGAGCGACCGGCGCACGGTGCGGGATCGCATCATGTCGTCGACGGTCAACGGGCCCGTATAGGTCAGTTGGATCAGCCGCCGCGTCTCATCGTAGATCCAGTCGAGTTCCGCCATTCCGGCTCCGTCAGCGGGGCGCTCTCCCCAGAACGCCCCGCCACCGGTTATCCGCAACTCAGCGGCGAGCGACAAGACCTCAATCGTCGCCTGCGACAAGCTGCGGCTCGGTCCAGCCATAGGCCTCGCGGGCCGCGGCCTCGCTGACGAAGCCGTCGCGCACGTCGATGGCGAGGGTCGCCGCATCGCGGTCGGCCGGATTGCCCAGCCCGCCGCCGCCCGGCATCTCCAGCACCAGCGTGTCGCCCGCCGGGATCGTCTGGCGTCCCTTGCCCTGCAGCTTCGGGCCGGACTTCAGATAGATCTTTCCGGTCGCCCCGTTCGCCCCGCCGTTACGGCCGCGCGGCGGATGGATGACCCGGTCGAACATCGAGGAGATGGCGAACGGCCTGCCGTCGGCATGGGCGATCTCCATCACCTGGCCGGTGCCGCCGCGATAGGTGCCCGCACCGCCGGAATCCGTCCGGTACTCCTTCTTCCAGAAGATCAGCGGGGCGATGGTCTCGTTCACCTCGACCGGGGTGTTGCGCACGCCCGACGGGAAGGAGGTCGCGTCCATGCCGTCCTTGCCCGGACGCGCGCCGGTGCCGCCGGTGTGGAAGGTGTTCATGGCGAAGGGCCGGCTGTCGCCGTAATCGCCGTCGACGATCCCGCGGCCGCCGAGCAGCACCGGATTCCACAGGCAGCTCGTGCCCTCGGCCGGCACCTTGTCCGGGATGATGTGGTTCAGGCAGCCGAGCATGACGTCCGGCAGCATCTGGCCGATCACGTGGCGGGCGGCCACGGCACAGGGCGGCGGGGCGTTCAGGATCGAGCCCTCGGGCGCGGTGATCCGGATCACGCCGAGCGAGCCGGCATTGTTCGGGATCGACCCGCCGATCACGCAGCGCACGCCGAAGCTGGCATAGGCCTGGGTATAGGTCAGCGGCACGTTGATGCCGTAGCGCGAGGTGCCGGACGTCCCCTCGAAATCGATGTCGATCCCGTCGTCGGACACGGTCAGCGAGCCGACCAGGTCGACCTCGCTCTCGAACCCGTCGATCCGCATGGAGTTGTGGTAGGTGCCCTTGGGCAGCTTGCCGATCTCCTCCAGCATCCCGGCGCGGGAGCTGTCGATGATGTGGCGGCCGAGCTCGCCGAGATCGGCCATGCCGAACTCGCGCATCATCTCCACCAGCCGGCGCCCGCCGACCTCGTTGCAGGCCATCAGGGAGTAGATGTCGCCTTCCACCTCGATCGGGTTGCGGACGTTCACCTTGATCAGGTGCAGCAGGCCGCGATCGACCTCGCCCTCGCGGGCCAGCGGCATGATCGGGATGTTGATCCCTTCCTCGTAGACCTGCCGGCCATCCGGCCCGAAGCCGCGGCCGCCGATATCCACCACATGGGAGGTGCAGGCGAACAGACCGACCGGCTTGCCGTCCAGGAAAGTCGGGGTGACGACGGTGATGTCGTTCAGGTGGCCGGTGCCCTTCCACGGATCGTTGGTGATGTAGACGTCGCCGTCCTTCATCGTCTCGATCGGGTAGACCTCCAGGAAGAACCCGACCGAGGCGGCCATGGCGTTGACGTGGCCGGGGGTGCCGGTCACCGCCTGGGCCAGCATCTGGCCGTCGGTGTCGAACACGCCGGCGGAGATGTCGCCGGCCTCCCGCGCGGAGGTGGAAAAGGCCGTGCGCACGAGGGTCTGGGCCTGCTCCTCCACGACGGAGAGCAGACGGTTCCACTGGATCTGGATGTGGATCTGGTCGAGGGCCGAACGGTTGGTGCTCATGGTCATTCTCCTCACGCCGCCGTCTTGTGCTTGGCGGTCAGGATCAGGTAGCCGAGGCCGTCCACCTTGGCATTGAAGGTCGACGTCACGACGGTCGTGGTCTGGTCCTCGACGATCAGCGCCGGGCCGGCCACGGTCATGCCGGGCGCGAGGTCCGTGCGGGCATGGATGGCGTAGTCGGCATCGCGCTGCAGGTCGGGATCGAACACCACGCGGCTGTCGATCGGCGCGGCGGTGCCGGCACCCGACGCGGCCTCCACCGGTTCCGGCGCCGGCGCGATCGGGGCGGCGACGGTCAGGGTCCAGGACAGGATCTCCGGCTCCACGTCGGGGATCGTGCGGCCGTAGAGCTTGGCGTATTCCGTCTCGAAGGACTTGCGGATCGCGTCGCCGTCGGCGGCGGTCAGGTCGCCTTCCGGCAGCGGCACGGTGATCTCGTGACCCTGACCCGAGTAGCGCATATAGGCGACCCGGGTCTCGGACAGCTCGACCCCGGCGGCCGCCGCGCTGACGATGGCGCGGGCCTCGTCCGACATGCCGGTCAGCAGCGCGTTCACCGAGCCGGCGTCGAAGTCGGAGAGCAGCAGGTAGCGGCTGCGCACCACCTCGTAGGAGACCGGGGCGCGCAGGAAACCGATGGCCGAGCCGACGCCGGCGCCGGTCGGCACCACGATGGTATCGATCGCCAGCTTCTCGGCCAGCCGGGCGGCATGCAGCGGCGCGGCGCCGCCGAAGGCGATCATCGCGCGGGCGGAGATGTCCTTGCCCCATTCGATGGCATGGACGCGGGCGGCGTTGGCCATGTTCTCGTCGACGATCTCGGCCAGCGCGAAAGCGGCGAGCCGGCCTTCCAACTGCATCGGCGCGCCGACATCGGTCGCCACCGCCTTCTCGGACGCGGCCACGTCAAGCGCCACGGAGCCGCCGGCGAAGCGGGCCGGATCGACCTTGCCCATGACCACGTCGCCGTCGGTCACGGTCGGCCGCTCGCCGCCGCGGCCGTAGCAGGCCGGGCCCGGCTCGGAGCCGGCACTCTCCGGGCCGACCTGCAGCCGGCCCATGCTGTCCACATGGGCGATGGAGCCGCCGCCGGCACCGATCTCCACCATCTCGATGGCCGGGATGCGCACCGGCAGGCCGCTCCCCTTCATGTTGCGGTAGACCCGGGCCACCTCGAAGGTGCGAGTCATCTGCGGCGCGTAATTGTCGATCAGGCAGATCTTCGCCGTGGTGCCGCCCATGTCGTAGGAGACGACGTTGGCGAGGCCGCATTCCTTGGCGATCTCGGTCGCCAGGATGGCGCCGCCGGCCGGGCCGGACTCGACCAGCCGGATCGGGAAGCGCACGGCGGTATCCAGGTCGGTCAGGCCGCCGCCGGACGTCATCAGCAGGAACGGGCAGCCGAAGCCGCGCGACCGCATCTCGTCCTCCAGCTTGCGCAGATAGCCGGCCATCTTCGGCTGAACATAGGCATTGGCCGAGGCGGTGGACTGGCGCTCGTACTCGCGGATTTCCGGGCAGACCTCGCAGGACAGGGTGATCGCCAGGTTCGGCCGCGCCTCGGCGATGATCTCGGCCACCCGCGTCTCATGGGCCCCGTTGGCGTAGGAGTGCAGCAGGCCGATGGCCACCGCCTCAACCCCGTTCGCCTCGAACTGCGGCAGCAGCGCGCGCACGCTGTCCTCGTCGAGGTCAATGAGCACCTCGCCGCGGTAGTTCATGCGCTCGCGCACCGACCAGCGCAGGTAGCGCGGGACGATCGGATCCGGCCGGTCGATGTTGATGTCGTACTGCTCGAACCGGTTCTCCTGCGCCATCTCCACGGAGTCCCGGTGACCCTCGGTGGTGATCAGCGCCGTCTTCGCCCCCTTGCGCTCGATCAGCGCGTTGGTGGCCAGCGTCGTGCCGTGGATGATCAGGGTCACGTCGCCCGGCGCGATCCCGGCCTCAGCGACGGCTTTCTCCACCCCGTCGATCACCCCCTGCTCCGGCGCCCGCGGCGTGGTCAGGACCTTGGAGGTGACGCGGCGGCCGTCGGCGGCGGGGTCGCCGATCTCGAGGGCCACGTCGGTGAAGGTGCCGCCGACATCGACGGCAAGACGAACGGACTGGGGGTTAGCGCCCATGGCAGACAATCGATCCTGAGTTTGCGGTGCAGCATTTTGGAAGAGAAGGATCGTTCCCACGATTGGACGCCACGTCAACGCCTGTATGCGCGAGAAGCGTCCCTAACGTCGATTTGGAGGTCTTTCGGCCGCCGCGCATGTGGGGCTAGACTCCTTGCCGACCCCGCCCGTTTCCCGGCGCCCGCCTCCCCGGCTGCCGCGCCCCACAGAATGGAGTTCCCCATGAGCGGTCCGTCCGCCCCCGGCACCACCGTCATCCGCAACGCCGCCTGGATCGTCGCCTGGGACGCCAAGGAGAGCCGCCACGTCTACCTGAAGGGGGGAGACGTGGTCTTCGCCAACGGCGTGGTGACCCAGGTGGGCGGCCGCTATACCGGCGAGGTCGATGTGGAGATGGACGGCTCCGAGCGCATGGTGATGCCGGGCCTGGTCAACATCCACTCGCACCCGACCAGCGAGCCGCTGCGCAAGGGCGTGACCGACGAGATCCGCAGCCCCGGCTTCTTCCATTCCTCGCTCTACGAGTTCCTCACCATCTTCGAGAACGACCCCGAGGGGCTGGCCGCGAGCCTGCGGGTCGCCATGGCCGAGCTGCTGACCAGCGGCGTGACCACTGTGGTCGACTATTCCTTCCCGTTCGACGCCTGGCTCGACGTGCTGGCCGAGTCCGGCATCCGCGCCTGCGTGGCGCCGATGTTCAAGGACGCCAAATGGTACACCAATGACGGCCACCAGCTTCAGTACGACTGGGACGAGACCGGGGGCGGACGGGCCGGGATGGAAAAGGCGATGCGCACCATCGACCTCGCCAACCAGCACCCCTCGGGCCGCCTGATGGGCATGATGGCGCCGGCGCAGATCGACACCTGCTCGGCCGACCTGCTGCGCGACAGCTTCGACTACGCCAAGGAACGGAACCTGCCCTGGCAGACCCACGCCGCCCAGTCGGTGAACGAGTTCCAGGAGATGATCCGCCGCCACGGCCGCACCCCGGTGCAGTGGATGAGCGATATCGGCGTGCTGGGCGAGCACGCGATCATCGGCCACGGCATCTTCCTCGACCATCACCCCTGGGTGCACTGGTCGACCCGCGAGGACCTGCGCCTGCTGGCCGACAGCGGCACCACCGTCGCCCATTGCCCGACCGTGTTCATGCGCCGCGGCATCACCCTGCGCACCTTCGGCGGCTATGTGCGCGAGGGCATCAACATGGGCATCGGCACCGACACCTATCCGCACAATTTCCTGGAGGAGATGCGCAACGTCGCCACGGTGGCCCGCACCATCGCCGAGACGGTGGACGACCTGAACACCTCCGACATCTTCAACGCCGCCACGGTCGGCGGGGCCCGGGCCTTGCGCCGCGACGATATCGGCAAGCTGGCGGTCGGTTGCCGCGCCGATCTGGTCTGCGTCGACCTGACCGCGCCGTCGATGATGCCGGTGCGCGAGCCGATCCGCTCGCTGATCTATGCCGCCACCGACCGGGGCATCCGCGACGTGTTCGTGGACGGCAACCAGGTGGTGAAGGACGGCGCGGTGACGACCATCGACCTGCGCGCCGCCCTGGACGAGCTGCAGGCCGCACAGGAACGCTCGTTCTCCAGCATCCCGACCCGAGACTGGGCCGGCCGCACCGTCGACCAGATGGCCCCGATGGTGTTCGAGACGCGGGAGAGCCTGTGAGGCCTTAACCCAGCCCTTCGCGTGATCCCCGGCCCTTCGACACGGCCCCCGGCTAACCGCCGGGGTCCTGCTCGGGGCGAGGTCGAAGGGCGAAATTTTAGACCTCGCCCTGAGCAGCCCCCGGACTTGATCCGGGGGCGTGTCGAAGGGCCTCTACACGAAGAATGCCCCAAAAGGCGCCCGCAAGAGGCGCTCCGCGATAAAACCCCTGGGAGGAACCACCGCATGGCCCGCGTTCCGTATCTCACGCCGGACGACCTCGCGCCCGAGGACCAGGATCTGCTGAAGCGACCGATCACCCTGCACCGGGCGCTGGCGAACAGCCCCGGCATGGCCCGCGCCTTCGGCACCATCGGCGGCCATATCCGCTACGGCAGCGGCCTCGATCCTCGGCTGCGCGAGCTCGCCATCATCCAGGTCGGCTACCTCACCCGCAGCCCCTACGAATACTCCCACCACTGCCGCCTCGGCGTAGAGCAGTTCGGAGTCAGTGCCGAGGACATCCACGCCATCAGCCGCGAGACCGAGGCCGAGTGCAGCGGCGGCTTCCCCGAGCTGGAGACCGCCGTACTGCGCGCCGCCCGCGAGATGGTCACCGAGATGGCGGTCACCGACACCGCCTACGCCACCCTGGAAGCCGGGATCGACCGGGCGGATCTGGTCGACCTCATCGTCACCATCGGCTTCTACTGCGGGGTGGTTCGGATCCTCGCCAGCCTGCAGATCGACGTGGAGGACGACTACGCCCCCTGGCTGGAGCAGTTCCCGCTCCCGGCCTGAACCACAAGAACACGATCAACCGGGAGGAACGGGCATGCGCCTGAAGGACAAGGTCGCCATCGTCGTCGGCGGCGGACAGCAGCCGGGCGAAACCCTGGGCAACGGCCGCGCCGTCGCCCTGCGCTTCGGACAGGAAGGGGCCATGGTGCTGGTCG
It includes:
- a CDS encoding C-terminal binding protein, whose amino-acid sequence is MARYTVLTPDAQHDDDHRVEREVAGSDVDFIHYTTADASDVPDETWEKVDALLVWHVLPIDQRVLSRLKNCKIIVRCGVGFDHIDLASAGAAGIPVSNCPDYGTNEVADHAIAMMLTFSRGLTAYHRTMTADPAGNFHWNRGEPRRIRHKTFGVVGFGRIGTAALLRAKAFGMHIVGYDKYAPRGQEIALEIERVESLEEVLERADVLSIHTPLTDETRGMIDAAALKRMKSDAILINTARGPIVDTAALIEALRNNEISAAGLDVLPVEPASLDDPLVKAFAEQPDWLKDRLILTPHAAFNSEAGRYDARANSTKTMMRYLETGELWNCVNGAFLKA
- a CDS encoding PAS domain-containing protein, whose translation is MTAFTGAPTIPAPLGVTGWAAEDLLEKLGAGTPDELPASVVSAIRTLLTYWNDKRGTRAMPSRADFDPMDVPRLLPRLLLIDVEGVRSDGAGIFRYRVVGGTEVANRGHNPTGRLVEEGFYAESLENALAHYEAVRQSKCPIYDRVTFLDDRSRPVHEDTILLPFSEDGTTVSQILVYSQQLPLDGAFKPSGTRR
- a CDS encoding class II aldolase/adducin family protein, whose translation is MPMSAAERALRQEVIDTCIKMNALGINQGTSGNASVRVSENPEDGFFITPSSIPYEEIAPEDIVTMKLDGSHSDNRRPSSEWRFHLDIMRARPDCGAIVHTHGMFATTLACLRMEIPAFHYMIAQAGGSTIRCSDYATFGTQELSDTALEALKDRKACLLANHGMIAIGPNLKKALALAVEVETLAAMYWRTLQVGKPVILPDDEIARVGEKFGTMGYGAVDAKKAGTA
- a CDS encoding aspartate aminotransferase family protein, with the translated sequence MSSAGSNATLEAAYSEAAERFTAANPKSAAIQEQALAAMPGGNTRTVLHYHPYPLRFARGEGCRLWDVDGHEYVDYLGEYTAGLYGHSESVIRDAIKQAADDGWVLGGPTLQEARLAEAIVNRFPALERVRFTNSGTEANMMALATARAFTGRDRVMVFKGGYHGGVLYFSGSPLNAPFDYVMGDYNDAEGSAALIREQGDRLAAVLVEPMSGSGGCLPGSEAFLKALRSATQETGALLIFDEVMTSRLSPTGLHGLLGITPDLISLGKYLGGGLSFGAFGGRADILAKFDPRQPGAWPHAGTFNNNVFTMSAGLAGLTHVYTPERAISLNADGDAMRARLQKAIEDRGLPLAMTGRGSMMALHAGRTAPTSPPEAGRRNRRLVDLMHLDLIQGGIYTARRGMMVLSLPMDQAAFDTLAAAFEEFLDSRRGVIEAALAEESVA
- a CDS encoding hydantoinase B/oxoprolinase family protein — its product is MSTNRSALDQIHIQIQWNRLLSVVEEQAQTLVRTAFSTSAREAGDISAGVFDTDGQMLAQAVTGTPGHVNAMAASVGFFLEVYPIETMKDGDVYITNDPWKGTGHLNDITVVTPTFLDGKPVGLFACTSHVVDIGGRGFGPDGRQVYEEGINIPIMPLAREGEVDRGLLHLIKVNVRNPIEVEGDIYSLMACNEVGGRRLVEMMREFGMADLGELGRHIIDSSRAGMLEEIGKLPKGTYHNSMRIDGFESEVDLVGSLTVSDDGIDIDFEGTSGTSRYGINVPLTYTQAYASFGVRCVIGGSIPNNAGSLGVIRITAPEGSILNAPPPCAVAARHVIGQMLPDVMLGCLNHIIPDKVPAEGTSCLWNPVLLGGRGIVDGDYGDSRPFAMNTFHTGGTGARPGKDGMDATSFPSGVRNTPVEVNETIAPLIFWKKEYRTDSGGAGTYRGGTGQVMEIAHADGRPFAISSMFDRVIHPPRGRNGGANGATGKIYLKSGPKLQGKGRQTIPAGDTLVLEMPGGGGLGNPADRDAATLAIDVRDGFVSEAAAREAYGWTEPQLVAGDD
- a CDS encoding hydantoinase/oxoprolinase family protein, which gives rise to MGANPQSVRLAVDVGGTFTDVALEIGDPAADGRRVTSKVLTTPRAPEQGVIDGVEKAVAEAGIAPGDVTLIIHGTTLATNALIERKGAKTALITTEGHRDSVEMAQENRFEQYDINIDRPDPIVPRYLRWSVRERMNYRGEVLIDLDEDSVRALLPQFEANGVEAVAIGLLHSYANGAHETRVAEIIAEARPNLAITLSCEVCPEIREYERQSTASANAYVQPKMAGYLRKLEDEMRSRGFGCPFLLMTSGGGLTDLDTAVRFPIRLVESGPAGGAILATEIAKECGLANVVSYDMGGTTAKICLIDNYAPQMTRTFEVARVYRNMKGSGLPVRIPAIEMVEIGAGGGSIAHVDSMGRLQVGPESAGSEPGPACYGRGGERPTVTDGDVVMGKVDPARFAGGSVALDVAASEKAVATDVGAPMQLEGRLAAFALAEIVDENMANAARVHAIEWGKDISARAMIAFGGAAPLHAARLAEKLAIDTIVVPTGAGVGSAIGFLRAPVSYEVVRSRYLLLSDFDAGSVNALLTGMSDEARAIVSAAAAGVELSETRVAYMRYSGQGHEITVPLPEGDLTAADGDAIRKSFETEYAKLYGRTIPDVEPEILSWTLTVAAPIAPAPEPVEAASGAGTAAPIDSRVVFDPDLQRDADYAIHARTDLAPGMTVAGPALIVEDQTTTVVTSTFNAKVDGLGYLILTAKHKTAA
- a CDS encoding amidohydrolase family protein, which gives rise to MSGPSAPGTTVIRNAAWIVAWDAKESRHVYLKGGDVVFANGVVTQVGGRYTGEVDVEMDGSERMVMPGLVNIHSHPTSEPLRKGVTDEIRSPGFFHSSLYEFLTIFENDPEGLAASLRVAMAELLTSGVTTVVDYSFPFDAWLDVLAESGIRACVAPMFKDAKWYTNDGHQLQYDWDETGGGRAGMEKAMRTIDLANQHPSGRLMGMMAPAQIDTCSADLLRDSFDYAKERNLPWQTHAAQSVNEFQEMIRRHGRTPVQWMSDIGVLGEHAIIGHGIFLDHHPWVHWSTREDLRLLADSGTTVAHCPTVFMRRGITLRTFGGYVREGINMGIGTDTYPHNFLEEMRNVATVARTIAETVDDLNTSDIFNAATVGGARALRRDDIGKLAVGCRADLVCVDLTAPSMMPVREPIRSLIYAATDRGIRDVFVDGNQVVKDGAVTTIDLRAALDELQAAQERSFSSIPTRDWAGRTVDQMAPMVFETRESL
- a CDS encoding carboxymuconolactone decarboxylase family protein; translation: MARVPYLTPDDLAPEDQDLLKRPITLHRALANSPGMARAFGTIGGHIRYGSGLDPRLRELAIIQVGYLTRSPYEYSHHCRLGVEQFGVSAEDIHAISRETEAECSGGFPELETAVLRAAREMVTEMAVTDTAYATLEAGIDRADLVDLIVTIGFYCGVVRILASLQIDVEDDYAPWLEQFPLPA